Proteins found in one Candidatus Tisiphia endosymbiont of Beris chalybata genomic segment:
- a CDS encoding IS982 family transposase, translated as MTLEEFIITVYCFIEEKMTIITKNIKVRKAGFPPCLSDVEALTMEVVGEFIGLHQDKQIWEYFKRHFQEWFPNLKSRPSYVKQCSGLLSIKNMLLADLFKSASKSDLHMIDGVPIPVINLARATRGRCFKEYADYGYCASKDSYYYGFLGHVLINEEGRIAGFMITPANGSEREALQVMSPNISGMVLGDKGYLGQDLKDELATKNIDLQTPLKKNMKDNRSKNFLKWITATRRLIETVIGQLTERFAINAIRVKSYWHLQSRIARKLLAHTIATFLTKSLKLVPTQLEKLVTC; from the coding sequence ATGACCCTAGAAGAGTTTATCATTACTGTGTATTGTTTCATAGAAGAAAAAATGACTATAATAACCAAAAATATCAAAGTAAGGAAAGCAGGATTTCCACCTTGCTTAAGTGACGTGGAAGCATTAACAATGGAAGTGGTGGGAGAATTTATCGGTTTGCACCAAGACAAGCAGATATGGGAATATTTTAAACGTCATTTTCAAGAATGGTTTCCCAATCTAAAGAGTAGACCGTCTTATGTGAAGCAATGTAGCGGTCTTTTATCTATTAAGAACATGCTGCTTGCCGACTTGTTTAAGAGTGCAAGCAAATCAGATCTGCATATGATAGATGGGGTACCGATTCCTGTAATAAATTTGGCCCGAGCAACGAGAGGGCGATGTTTTAAGGAATACGCTGACTATGGGTACTGCGCTTCGAAAGATAGCTATTATTACGGTTTTCTAGGACACGTATTAATTAATGAAGAAGGTCGAATAGCTGGATTCATGATAACTCCTGCTAATGGGTCTGAACGTGAAGCTCTGCAAGTAATGTCTCCTAATATTAGTGGCATGGTACTGGGCGATAAAGGCTATCTTGGTCAGGATTTAAAAGATGAGTTGGCCACCAAAAACATTGATTTACAAACACCTTTAAAAAAGAATATGAAGGATAATAGATCCAAGAATTTCCTTAAATGGATTACTGCTACTCGTCGTTTAATTGAAACTGTTATTGGTCAGCTTACAGAACGTTTTGCTATTAATGCTATCAGAGTTAAGAGTTACTGGCATCTACAATCTCGCATCGCTAGAAAATTACTTGCTCATACTATTGCTACATTTTTGACAAAGTCTTTAAAACTTGTGCCAACACAACTCGAAAAATTAGTTACCTGCTAA
- a CDS encoding palindromic element RPE1 domain-containing protein: protein MHNLKIIEEFSGETKSSTAAYIDVREEQRGVSTTKLPIRLGYARGLFYQSFACSRTLVRCAARL from the coding sequence TTGCATAACCTAAAGATAATTGAAGAATTTTCAGGAGAAACGAAGTCGAGTACCGCAGCGTACATAGACGTACGTGAGGAACAGAGAGGAGTTTCGACGACAAAATTACCAATTAGATTAGGTTATGCAAGAGGTCTATTTTATCAAAGTTTCGCGTGCTCACGTACTTTAGTACGCTGCGCTGCTCGACTTTGA